The proteins below come from a single Rhizobium sp. BT04 genomic window:
- a CDS encoding amino acid ABC transporter permease has product MGPIGENELFFLLQGLKWTVLLAIIGFVGGGVFGILIALVRTSKNRFARFVSSGYIALFQGTPLLMQLFVVYYGVALLGVDVNAWIAVAIAFTLHASAFLGEIWRGSIEAVPKGQTEAANALGLHYISRMRDVILPQALKISMPATIGFLVQLIKGTSLAAIVGFIELTRAGQIISNQTYRPLLVFGIVGIIYFIICWPLSHIGSGLEKRMAKAVR; this is encoded by the coding sequence ATGGGTCCCATCGGCGAAAACGAGCTGTTCTTCCTCTTGCAGGGTCTGAAGTGGACTGTGCTGCTGGCCATCATCGGCTTCGTCGGCGGAGGTGTATTTGGAATCCTGATCGCTCTGGTGCGCACGTCGAAGAACCGCTTCGCACGTTTCGTATCGTCGGGCTACATCGCGCTCTTCCAGGGCACGCCGCTCCTGATGCAGCTCTTCGTCGTCTACTACGGCGTCGCGCTATTGGGCGTCGACGTCAATGCATGGATCGCTGTGGCAATCGCGTTCACCCTCCATGCGAGCGCCTTCCTGGGCGAGATCTGGCGGGGCTCGATCGAAGCCGTTCCGAAGGGCCAGACCGAAGCCGCGAACGCACTCGGGCTGCATTACATCTCCCGAATGAGGGACGTTATCCTGCCGCAGGCGCTGAAGATTTCCATGCCTGCAACCATCGGATTTCTCGTTCAGCTGATCAAGGGAACATCGCTCGCCGCAATCGTCGGCTTCATAGAGCTGACCCGTGCCGGACAGATCATTTCGAACCAGACCTACCGCCCGCTGCTCGTCTTTGGGATCGTCGGAATAATCTACTTCATCATTTGTTGGCCTCTCTCCCACATCGGGAGCGGCCTCGAAAAACGGATGGCGAAAGCTGTCCGATAA
- a CDS encoding amino acid ABC transporter permease — translation MGYTFDFGAVFDRAPELFWGSLGTLGLAVAGMILALAIGILGVAARTSKNKLVRAPVITFVEIVRNTPFLVQIFFIYFALPLMGIRLNPTATAIIALGINGGAYAIEIIRGGVESVNKGQVEAGFALGLHKADVFRLIVLKPALRAIYPSLTSQFVMLTLTTSVCTSIAAYELTSAAQRIESDTFRSFEVYFSVTAIYLVISSLMMGIFALISRYYFNYPTR, via the coding sequence ATGGGTTATACGTTCGATTTTGGTGCGGTCTTCGACCGCGCCCCAGAATTGTTTTGGGGTTCGCTTGGGACGCTCGGTCTTGCGGTTGCCGGAATGATCCTTGCGCTCGCGATCGGTATTCTCGGCGTCGCTGCAAGAACATCCAAGAACAAACTCGTTCGAGCTCCGGTGATTACCTTCGTCGAGATTGTCCGAAACACACCGTTCCTGGTGCAGATATTCTTTATCTACTTCGCACTTCCGCTCATGGGCATCCGACTGAACCCCACCGCTACCGCTATCATCGCGCTGGGGATCAATGGCGGCGCCTATGCGATTGAGATCATTCGAGGCGGCGTCGAAAGCGTGAACAAGGGACAGGTTGAGGCAGGCTTTGCGTTGGGCTTGCATAAGGCCGATGTGTTCCGGCTGATCGTTCTGAAGCCGGCTCTGCGGGCGATCTATCCGTCCCTGACCAGCCAGTTCGTGATGCTGACCTTGACGACTTCGGTCTGCACTTCGATCGCCGCCTACGAGTTGACCTCGGCGGCCCAACGGATCGAATCCGACACTTTCCGAAGCTTCGAGGTCTATTTCAGCGTGACCGCAATCTACCTCGTCATCTCGAGCCTGATGATGGGCATCTTCGCCCTCATCTCCCGTTACTACTTCAACTACCCAACCCGATAG
- a CDS encoding sugar phosphate isomerase/epimerase gives MAPATSKSARLIGVAHFSSILLSPVEFAKAAARAGFSRIGLRLNPAFPGAPYYELPVGSSAAGELKSVLTGEGVEVFDIEFFVIDPSFDAASVEATVAAAANIGARRLSVCGDDPDQARLASNFSDLCGLADRYGLAVDIENMGWRVIKTFQDSVGLVKASGARNAGVLVDGVHFFRNGGTLASLRTEIGWVKHVQLCDVAGAAPVTPEEMIAEARGGRFAPGEGELPLKELVAAVASSAAISVEVPLAGSAPHETHLKQLYDKAEGLFGPVR, from the coding sequence ATGGCCCCCGCAACATCGAAATCGGCGCGCCTGATTGGCGTCGCGCACTTCTCATCAATATTGCTGTCTCCCGTGGAATTTGCGAAGGCCGCAGCGCGCGCGGGATTTTCCAGGATCGGGCTCAGACTGAATCCGGCGTTCCCTGGTGCGCCTTACTACGAATTGCCTGTCGGTAGTTCAGCTGCAGGCGAGCTGAAATCCGTGCTTACGGGTGAAGGCGTCGAGGTTTTCGATATCGAGTTCTTCGTAATCGACCCCTCCTTCGACGCGGCGTCGGTGGAGGCCACAGTCGCCGCGGCTGCGAACATTGGAGCACGCCGGCTCAGTGTCTGCGGAGATGATCCTGACCAAGCCAGATTGGCATCGAACTTCTCGGATCTCTGCGGCCTTGCGGACCGCTACGGGTTGGCTGTCGACATCGAGAACATGGGTTGGCGGGTGATTAAAACCTTCCAGGACAGCGTCGGCCTTGTGAAGGCGAGTGGTGCCCGCAATGCCGGCGTCCTTGTCGACGGAGTACATTTCTTCAGGAATGGCGGCACGCTCGCCTCGCTCCGAACCGAGATCGGCTGGGTAAAGCACGTTCAGTTGTGCGATGTCGCTGGAGCGGCGCCGGTGACACCAGAGGAGATGATCGCTGAAGCTAGAGGCGGGCGGTTCGCACCGGGGGAGGGCGAATTGCCGTTGAAGGAACTCGTCGCAGCGGTCGCTAGCTCCGCGGCGATCTCGGTGGAAGTCCCACTCGCAGGGTCCGCCCCGCATGAGACGCATTTGAAACAACTGTACGACAAGGCCGAAGGATTATTCGGGCCGGTTCGCTGA
- a CDS encoding GntR family transcriptional regulator: protein MDSADDSSLGPLTGDGPSAGFLDDGKNTIGSQLASRLREAIISGELEAGSKINLDKARKTFNVSLSPLREGLARLISDGLVEFQDNRGYRVAPISLANLEEVTSLREELEVFALRESMRLGDVEWEGNIMRALHRLNRTERDAARPETLEHWEALHREFHLTLISGCGKPLLLHFCSLLLNLNDRYRRVFLIRTSGDRNVGQEHSEIAQGAVARDVDYACEKLRQHIHRTGTNLRNHLATKGIA, encoded by the coding sequence ATGGACTCGGCCGACGACAGCTCTCTTGGGCCGTTGACAGGAGACGGGCCGTCAGCCGGCTTCCTCGACGATGGCAAGAACACCATCGGCAGTCAGCTCGCATCGCGTCTTCGGGAGGCGATCATCTCCGGTGAACTGGAAGCGGGCAGCAAGATCAATCTCGACAAGGCGCGGAAGACTTTCAATGTCAGTCTGAGCCCGTTGCGGGAGGGCCTAGCCCGGCTCATTTCAGACGGCCTGGTCGAGTTTCAGGACAACAGAGGCTACCGCGTCGCGCCGATCTCGCTGGCTAATCTCGAAGAGGTCACGAGCCTGCGCGAGGAGCTCGAGGTTTTCGCGCTGCGTGAATCCATGCGTCTTGGCGACGTCGAATGGGAGGGCAACATTATGCGTGCGCTTCATCGTCTAAACCGCACGGAGCGCGACGCCGCGCGTCCGGAAACGCTGGAGCACTGGGAAGCGCTTCACCGCGAATTCCACCTCACCTTGATCTCGGGCTGTGGCAAACCTCTGCTACTTCACTTCTGCAGTCTTCTGCTGAATCTCAACGACCGATATCGCCGGGTCTTCCTGATCCGTACGTCGGGGGACCGCAATGTAGGGCAGGAGCACAGCGAGATTGCCCAGGGAGCGGTCGCGCGTGATGTCGACTATGCCTGCGAAAAGCTCCGCCAGCACATTCATCGCACCGGCACCAATCTTCGCAACCATCTCGCGACGAAGGGAATCGCGTGA
- a CDS encoding intradiol ring-cleavage dioxygenase produces the protein MAIRTESELTPAVLAVMNRTEDPRLRDILVAMVKHLHAFVREVRLSEVEFREATAILNEIGQLKTDSHNEFVLMAGSLGVSSLVCLLNNGDNGQTETSQSLLGPFWRLNSPRVENGGTIIRSETPGTPLFVHAKVVDRGGKPIPGAEIDVWHASPVGLYENQDPDQAEMNLRGKFTTDDEGRFWFRTVKMVGYPIPVDGVVGRLLQAQGRHPYRPAHLHALIFKEGYKTLISQVFDPSDPNIESDVQFGVTAALTGDFVRHDEPHPSDMDVSGPWFSLDYTYVMEPGEAILPRPPIK, from the coding sequence ATGGCAATCAGGACCGAAAGCGAGTTGACGCCTGCCGTCCTCGCCGTGATGAACCGCACCGAAGATCCACGGTTGCGAGATATACTCGTTGCGATGGTGAAGCATCTCCACGCATTCGTGCGGGAAGTCAGGCTGTCGGAAGTCGAGTTTCGCGAAGCGACCGCCATCCTCAACGAAATTGGCCAGCTGAAGACCGACAGCCACAACGAATTCGTGCTCATGGCAGGATCGCTTGGCGTCTCCTCGCTTGTATGCCTGCTCAACAACGGCGACAACGGGCAGACAGAGACTTCACAGTCGCTGCTCGGGCCGTTCTGGCGGCTCAACTCTCCGCGGGTCGAAAACGGCGGAACCATCATCCGGTCGGAAACTCCGGGAACACCCTTGTTCGTCCACGCGAAGGTGGTTGATCGGGGAGGTAAGCCCATCCCAGGCGCCGAGATAGACGTATGGCACGCCTCTCCTGTCGGCCTTTACGAGAACCAGGATCCTGATCAGGCGGAAATGAACCTGCGCGGCAAGTTCACTACGGACGACGAGGGTCGGTTCTGGTTTAGAACGGTCAAGATGGTCGGCTATCCCATCCCTGTCGACGGAGTCGTAGGTCGGCTTCTCCAAGCGCAAGGCCGCCACCCCTACCGACCTGCTCATCTGCACGCGCTGATCTTCAAAGAGGGATACAAAACCCTTATTTCCCAGGTCTTCGACCCGAGCGATCCGAACATTGAATCCGATGTGCAGTTTGGCGTCACCGCGGCTTTGACAGGCGACTTTGTCCGTCATGACGAGCCGCACCCATCCGACATGGACGTCAGTGGCCCGTGGTTCTCGCTCGACTACACCTACGTCATGGAGCCGGGCGAGGCCATTCTGCCGCGTCCCCCGATCAAGTAA
- the hpaH gene encoding 2-oxo-hept-4-ene-1,7-dioate hydratase has translation MITEKERQAAADALLKAETERKPIVQPSRTYPNLELEDAYKIQALWAQARIAKGARIAGHKIGLTSRAMQMASKMTEPDYGVILDDALFNDGAQIKAELFIKPRLEVELAFVMGEDLEGPGTRIYDVMRATELVVPALEIIDYRTEVPRAITDTIADNAAFGAIVVGGRIIRPMDIDIRWVGATLSKNGIIEESGVSAAIMGHPAAGIAWLVNKLHAIGGGLKKGQIVLAGSFTRPVDIVKGDVIQADYGPVGSIGVSFV, from the coding sequence ATGATTACGGAAAAAGAACGCCAGGCGGCAGCCGACGCACTGCTGAAGGCAGAAACCGAACGCAAGCCCATCGTCCAGCCGAGCAGGACATATCCGAATTTGGAACTTGAAGACGCTTACAAGATCCAAGCACTTTGGGCGCAGGCGCGGATTGCAAAGGGCGCGCGGATCGCGGGTCATAAGATCGGACTGACATCGCGGGCGATGCAGATGGCCTCGAAAATGACCGAGCCCGACTACGGCGTCATTCTCGACGACGCCCTTTTTAACGACGGAGCGCAGATCAAGGCGGAGCTCTTTATCAAGCCTCGCCTCGAAGTCGAACTCGCCTTCGTGATGGGTGAGGATCTCGAGGGACCGGGCACTCGGATCTATGATGTCATGCGCGCGACGGAGCTTGTCGTCCCTGCGCTTGAGATCATCGATTACCGAACCGAGGTGCCCAGAGCGATCACCGATACGATCGCCGACAACGCTGCTTTTGGAGCGATCGTCGTGGGTGGTCGTATCATCCGGCCAATGGATATTGACATCCGCTGGGTCGGCGCGACCCTTTCGAAAAACGGCATCATCGAGGAATCGGGTGTTTCCGCAGCTATAATGGGGCATCCGGCCGCGGGTATCGCCTGGCTCGTGAACAAGCTCCATGCCATCGGAGGCGGCTTGAAGAAGGGCCAGATTGTGCTTGCCGGCTCGTTCACCCGCCCCGTGGACATCGTCAAGGGCGATGTCATCCAAGCCGACTACGGTCCGGTCGGCTCCATCGGCGTCTCGTTCGTGTGA
- the hpaI gene encoding 4-hydroxy-2-oxoheptanedioate aldolase, with the protein MELPVNHFKRKLRAGKSQIGLWCGLPGSYAAEIVAPSGFDWLLFDTEHSPSDVLTVLPQLQAVAPYDVSPVVRPAFNDPVLIKRFLDIGVQTLLVPYVQNEEEAKAAVAAIRYPPHGVRGVSALTRATRFGRVPNYARIAEQEICLLLQIETREALGRLEAIAATEGVDGVFIGPADLAASFGHPGQPGHPEVVAAIEDAIGRLKILGKPAGILTPDETFAARSISLGTLFTAVGVDVALLARGSEALAARFAS; encoded by the coding sequence ATGGAACTTCCCGTCAATCACTTCAAACGGAAACTGAGAGCCGGTAAAAGCCAGATCGGTCTCTGGTGCGGCCTTCCCGGAAGCTACGCGGCAGAAATCGTCGCGCCGTCGGGCTTCGACTGGCTGCTGTTCGATACCGAGCACTCTCCAAGCGACGTCCTCACCGTCCTACCGCAATTGCAGGCGGTCGCGCCTTACGACGTTTCCCCAGTCGTACGCCCGGCATTCAACGATCCCGTGCTGATCAAACGCTTTTTGGACATCGGCGTTCAGACGCTCCTCGTTCCCTATGTGCAGAACGAAGAGGAAGCGAAGGCAGCGGTCGCCGCCATACGGTATCCGCCGCACGGCGTTCGCGGGGTCTCCGCCTTGACGCGCGCCACCCGCTTCGGGCGCGTGCCGAACTACGCGCGGATTGCCGAACAGGAGATCTGCCTGCTTCTGCAGATCGAGACCCGAGAGGCACTCGGTCGGCTAGAGGCCATCGCAGCGACCGAAGGCGTCGACGGCGTCTTCATCGGCCCCGCCGATCTGGCGGCCAGCTTCGGTCATCCCGGCCAACCGGGGCATCCTGAGGTGGTCGCGGCGATCGAAGACGCGATCGGACGCCTGAAAATTCTTGGAAAGCCGGCAGGCATCCTCACGCCGGACGAGACGTTTGCAGCCCGCAGCATTTCGCTCGGGACGTTGTTCACCGCCGTTGGCGTAGACGTCGCCCTTCTTGCGAGAGGATCCGAGGCGCTGGCAGCCCGGTTTGCATCTTAG
- a CDS encoding transporter substrate-binding domain-containing protein, whose translation MSTRKKVLSEIAPAGVIRAAVNMSNAALVRWDDQAAALIGPSALIGHKIAEQLDCGLSLIQHGSAADILAAADRGEWDIAFIASDASRADRFSFSPPYMSVKATYMVAEASAFRTVGDLDIESVQIASARSAAYTKQLERILEKATVSHTDSPAAAIDLLVGSQCDAAAGLTEFLVQTSERISGFRLVEGAFSEIPQTIAVHRRSVHASAFFADFIRRLSETAAGDVDLAGDGEENLP comes from the coding sequence ATGTCGACGCGGAAGAAAGTTCTGTCCGAGATAGCGCCCGCGGGCGTAATCCGGGCCGCCGTCAACATGTCGAATGCAGCCTTGGTCCGGTGGGACGATCAGGCGGCCGCATTGATCGGTCCAAGCGCTCTGATCGGACACAAAATTGCCGAGCAACTGGATTGCGGACTGTCGCTGATCCAGCACGGCTCGGCCGCCGACATCCTCGCCGCTGCGGATCGCGGCGAGTGGGACATTGCTTTCATTGCCTCGGATGCATCCAGAGCCGACCGGTTCTCCTTTTCACCCCCCTATATGTCCGTCAAAGCGACCTATATGGTGGCTGAGGCTTCAGCGTTCCGGACGGTCGGAGACCTCGACATTGAAAGCGTGCAAATCGCCTCCGCAAGAAGTGCCGCCTATACGAAGCAGCTCGAACGTATCCTTGAAAAGGCCACTGTCTCGCATACTGACAGCCCGGCAGCTGCCATCGATCTCCTTGTCGGGTCGCAATGCGACGCGGCTGCGGGGTTGACCGAATTCCTCGTTCAGACTTCGGAGCGGATTTCCGGCTTCCGACTAGTGGAGGGAGCGTTCTCCGAAATTCCCCAGACGATCGCCGTGCACCGAAGATCCGTTCATGCCTCGGCCTTCTTTGCGGATTTCATACGCCGTCTGAGCGAAACTGCTGCGGGAGACGTTGACTTGGCCGGCGACGGTGAAGAGAATCTCCCATGA
- a CDS encoding c-type cytochrome — MRILKIIIAAVVAICLIAVAGVYALSEMRLSRTYDVAVADFTVKTTLPAAETERRARTLMCGGCHHDAGNVLIDEPGVGRIVAPNLTRFVPMYSDAELVRLIRHGVKKDGTGAFIMPASNLANITDDDMAAIIAWMRSLKQLPDAVAGTTQWGPLGRIGLALDKIPFEADLVPALITPAATRPADIGEYAFRTGCSHCHNLDTAKQSEAFLAPALKPLAQSYSAADFKTLLRTGKGVGGRDLGVMTQVSQWDFSHFTDAEIEQIQTYLTNRP, encoded by the coding sequence ATGCGCATTTTGAAAATCATTATCGCGGCCGTCGTCGCGATCTGTCTCATCGCCGTTGCCGGCGTCTACGCCCTGTCGGAGATGCGCCTTTCCAGGACCTACGACGTTGCGGTTGCCGATTTCACCGTCAAGACGACGCTGCCTGCCGCGGAAACCGAACGTCGCGCCCGCACGCTGATGTGCGGCGGCTGTCATCACGATGCCGGTAACGTGCTCATCGACGAGCCGGGCGTCGGCCGCATCGTCGCGCCGAACCTGACCCGCTTCGTACCCATGTACAGCGATGCTGAGCTCGTGCGCCTCATCCGCCATGGCGTCAAGAAGGACGGTACCGGCGCCTTCATCATGCCGGCTAGCAACTTGGCCAATATCACCGATGATGACATGGCAGCGATCATTGCCTGGATGCGCAGCCTGAAGCAGCTTCCAGATGCGGTGGCAGGAACGACGCAATGGGGGCCGCTCGGGCGAATCGGCCTGGCGCTCGACAAGATCCCATTCGAGGCCGATCTGGTGCCTGCCCTCATCACCCCTGCCGCGACGCGTCCGGCCGATATCGGCGAATATGCCTTCAGGACCGGTTGCAGCCACTGTCATAATCTCGATACGGCAAAGCAGTCGGAAGCCTTCCTGGCGCCGGCGCTTAAGCCCCTGGCGCAATCCTATTCGGCTGCCGATTTCAAGACGCTGCTGCGCACCGGCAAGGGTGTCGGCGGCCGCGATCTCGGCGTGATGACACAGGTTTCACAATGGGATTTCAGCCATTTCACCGATGCCGAAATCGAGCAGATTCAGACCTATCTCACCAATCGACCGTAA
- the grxD gene encoding Grx4 family monothiol glutaredoxin, translated as MSGIHEFIGNEIKTNDVVLFMKGTPQFPQCGFSGQVVQILDYIGVDYKSVNVLADSEIRQGIKDYSNWPTIPQLYIKGEFVGGCDIVREMFQAGELQQHLQENGITVRGAA; from the coding sequence ATGAGCGGCATTCACGAATTCATCGGCAACGAAATCAAGACCAACGACGTCGTCCTCTTCATGAAGGGCACGCCGCAGTTTCCGCAGTGCGGTTTCTCCGGCCAGGTGGTGCAAATTCTTGATTACATCGGCGTCGACTACAAGAGCGTCAACGTGCTCGCCGATTCGGAAATCCGCCAGGGCATCAAGGATTATTCCAACTGGCCGACGATCCCGCAGCTTTACATAAAGGGCGAGTTCGTCGGCGGCTGCGACATCGTCCGGGAAATGTTCCAGGCTGGTGAGTTGCAGCAGCATCTCCAGGAAAACGGCATCACCGTGCGCGGCGCCGCCTGA
- a CDS encoding multidrug effflux MFS transporter encodes MGRREFIALAAFLMAVNSLAIDIMLPALQQIGASLGVESENHRQFVVSTYLLGFGCAQLFYGPLSDRFGRRTPLLIGLVIYILSAISIVFVPSFAGLLALRFVQGVGSAATRVITVSIVRDIYGGRQMAEVMSLIMMVFMIVPVIAPGTGQIVMFFGNWHLIFLFIAAMATAIAVWAYLRLPETLHPGNVRPFTARSIFGAFKLVLTNRVALCYTIASTFIFGALFGFINSAQQVYVGIYDLGVYFPFAFAGVAIFMSLSSFFNSRFVGKLGMRRLSHGSLIGFIAINTIWLIVQMASTEPMPFALFISFFGLAMFQFGWIGSNFNSLAMEPLGHVAGTASSVLGFMSTVGGALIGAGIGQAFDGTALPMVAGYFTVSLIGLVFVLIAEKGRLFQQQNPAV; translated from the coding sequence ATGGGCAGGCGAGAGTTTATCGCGCTCGCCGCCTTCCTGATGGCCGTCAACTCTCTGGCGATCGATATCATGCTGCCCGCCTTGCAGCAGATCGGCGCGAGCCTGGGCGTCGAGAGCGAGAATCACCGCCAATTCGTCGTCTCCACCTATCTGCTCGGCTTCGGTTGCGCCCAGTTGTTCTACGGACCGCTGTCTGACCGTTTCGGCCGCCGCACGCCGCTTCTGATCGGTCTCGTCATCTACATTCTCTCCGCCATCAGTATCGTCTTCGTGCCTTCCTTCGCAGGCCTGCTCGCCCTGCGCTTCGTGCAAGGCGTCGGTTCGGCGGCAACGCGCGTCATCACCGTCTCCATTGTCCGCGATATCTATGGCGGCCGGCAGATGGCCGAAGTCATGTCGCTGATCATGATGGTCTTCATGATCGTACCGGTGATTGCGCCCGGCACCGGCCAGATCGTCATGTTCTTCGGCAACTGGCATCTGATCTTTCTCTTCATCGCTGCAATGGCGACTGCTATCGCCGTCTGGGCCTATCTGCGTCTGCCGGAAACCCTGCATCCCGGCAATGTCCGCCCCTTCACCGCCCGCTCGATCTTCGGCGCCTTCAAGCTGGTGCTGACCAATCGCGTGGCGCTCTGCTACACCATTGCCAGCACCTTCATCTTCGGCGCGCTGTTCGGCTTCATCAATTCGGCCCAACAGGTTTATGTCGGCATCTACGATCTCGGCGTCTACTTCCCCTTCGCCTTCGCCGGCGTGGCGATCTTCATGTCGCTGTCGTCCTTCTTCAATTCGCGCTTTGTCGGCAAGCTTGGCATGCGCCGCCTGTCGCACGGTTCGCTCATCGGCTTTATCGCCATCAACACGATCTGGCTGATCGTCCAGATGGCCAGCACCGAGCCGATGCCCTTCGCCCTGTTCATCTCCTTCTTCGGCCTTGCCATGTTCCAGTTCGGCTGGATCGGCTCGAACTTCAATTCGCTCGCCATGGAGCCGCTCGGCCATGTCGCAGGCACCGCCTCGTCCGTGCTCGGCTTCATGAGCACGGTCGGCGGCGCCTTGATCGGCGCCGGCATCGGCCAAGCCTTCGACGGCACCGCGCTGCCGATGGTCGCCGGTTATTTCACTGTGTCGCTCATCGGGCTGGTCTTCGTCCTGATCGCCGAGAAGGGCCGCCTCTTCCAACAGCAGAATCCGGCCGTCTGA
- a CDS encoding multidrug effflux MFS transporter, which yields MTPPHKPHQENQGSRRIGMGFGEFVVTIAIMTASIAMAIDSMLPALPNIGHSLGVTNTNDAQLIIGVFFLGFGVSQIFFGSLSDTFGRRNILLGGMACYIVGMFAAAATGSFEMLLVMRFVQGVGGAAVRITTMAIVRDCFGGREMARVMSYVMIVFMIVPIVAPSIGQLIITYADWHWIFILLGIIATILFVWALLRLKESLPPEERLPLSFGSVMDGFKTVLTNRITCGYMVGLTMFTGVISAYVISVQQVFGEVYGLGDWLPIAFAATAGGIAVANFANGFFVRKFGMRRISHTALLIFTALSAIGFFYSLAGKPDFAIAYCIFSIVLMMFAVIATNFTAISLEPMGNLAGTATAITGFVSTTFGAILGGLVGQMFNGTVQPLFGGFALFGAVTIAATLWAENGKLFTHPGDSPQLDPGAAHF from the coding sequence ATGACGCCGCCGCATAAACCGCACCAGGAAAACCAGGGCTCCCGCCGCATCGGCATGGGCTTTGGCGAATTCGTCGTCACCATCGCCATCATGACCGCCAGCATCGCCATGGCGATCGACAGCATGCTGCCGGCATTACCCAATATCGGCCATTCCCTCGGCGTCACCAATACCAACGACGCCCAGCTCATCATCGGCGTGTTCTTCCTAGGCTTCGGCGTCTCGCAGATCTTCTTCGGCAGCCTTTCGGATACTTTCGGCCGCCGCAACATCCTGCTCGGCGGCATGGCCTGCTACATTGTCGGAATGTTTGCCGCCGCAGCGACCGGCAGCTTCGAAATGCTGCTGGTCATGCGTTTCGTTCAGGGTGTGGGCGGCGCGGCGGTGCGCATCACCACCATGGCCATCGTCCGCGACTGCTTCGGCGGCCGCGAAATGGCCCGCGTGATGTCCTATGTGATGATCGTCTTCATGATCGTGCCGATCGTTGCTCCCTCCATCGGCCAGCTCATCATCACCTATGCCGACTGGCATTGGATCTTCATCCTGCTCGGCATCATCGCCACCATCCTGTTCGTCTGGGCTCTTCTGCGGCTGAAGGAATCACTGCCGCCGGAAGAGCGGCTGCCGCTGTCGTTCGGCTCTGTCATGGATGGTTTCAAGACCGTGCTCACCAACCGCATCACCTGCGGCTACATGGTCGGCCTCACCATGTTCACCGGCGTCATCAGCGCCTATGTGATCTCGGTGCAGCAGGTCTTCGGCGAGGTCTATGGCCTTGGCGACTGGCTGCCGATCGCCTTTGCGGCCACCGCCGGCGGCATCGCCGTCGCCAATTTCGCCAATGGATTCTTCGTGCGCAAATTCGGCATGCGCCGCATCTCGCACACAGCCCTGCTGATCTTCACGGCGCTGTCGGCGATCGGCTTTTTCTATTCGCTGGCCGGCAAACCGGATTTCGCCATCGCTTACTGCATCTTCTCAATCGTCTTGATGATGTTTGCCGTGATCGCCACCAATTTCACGGCCATCAGCCTCGAGCCGATGGGCAATCTCGCCGGAACGGCCACCGCCATCACCGGCTTCGTCTCCACCACATTCGGCGCCATCCTCGGCGGTCTCGTCGGCCAGATGTTCAATGGCACGGTGCAGCCGCTCTTCGGCGGCTTCGCGCTCTTCGGCGCGGTGACGATCGCAGCCACCCTTTGGGCCGAAAACGGCAAGCTCTTCACCCACCCCGGCGACAGCCCGCAGCTCGATCCGGGTGCGGCGCATTTCTGA
- the dapF gene encoding diaminopimelate epimerase, giving the protein MSFSFQKMHANGDDFVVVDLRGQANKINQNIAKRLGDRNRGIGFNQLAVMSDCDDAAVRLTFWNPDGSMLDACGSATRGVAWKLLRETGSSSVIVRTNRGLLNCSLETDGLISVDMGEPFLHWRDVPIAQEVDTLVLPLPGTPTACSMGNPHCTFFVEDLEAVDVEALGPEIESHPLFPQKTNVHFVQVLSPTRIRLRIWERGGGIPLGSGSCSCGAAVNGIRRGLLDDSVEVECDGGTVTVRWDGTGSVFLTGPVEPNFSGVWFEGPSRNS; this is encoded by the coding sequence ATGTCTTTCAGTTTTCAGAAAATGCACGCAAATGGAGATGACTTCGTCGTTGTCGATCTGCGTGGGCAAGCGAACAAAATCAATCAAAACATCGCCAAGCGGCTCGGAGATCGGAACCGCGGAATAGGCTTCAATCAACTCGCGGTTATGTCGGATTGCGATGATGCTGCGGTTCGGCTTACGTTCTGGAATCCGGACGGTTCAATGCTCGATGCATGCGGTAGTGCCACACGAGGTGTTGCTTGGAAGCTGCTGCGTGAAACCGGCTCTTCCTCAGTTATAGTCAGGACCAACCGTGGGCTTCTCAATTGCTCTCTGGAAACGGATGGCCTGATATCGGTTGATATGGGTGAACCGTTTCTACATTGGCGCGATGTGCCGATCGCCCAGGAGGTGGACACTTTAGTGCTGCCTTTACCGGGCACCCCAACTGCTTGCAGTATGGGCAATCCACATTGCACGTTCTTTGTCGAAGATTTGGAAGCCGTGGACGTGGAGGCGCTTGGACCTGAGATAGAATCGCACCCTTTGTTTCCGCAAAAGACCAATGTCCATTTCGTTCAGGTACTTAGCCCGACACGGATTCGTCTCCGCATATGGGAACGCGGCGGCGGGATTCCGCTTGGCTCGGGATCATGTTCCTGCGGCGCAGCTGTAAATGGGATCCGGCGCGGTTTGTTGGACGACTCTGTCGAAGTCGAATGCGATGGCGGAACGGTTACGGTCAGATGGGATGGTACCGGAAGCGTGTTTCTTACCGGACCGGTCGAACCGAATTTCAGCGGTGTCTGGTTTGAGGGGCCGTCGCGTAATTCATAA